The Chloroflexota bacterium genome has a window encoding:
- a CDS encoding ABC transporter ATP-binding protein codes for MSVSIPRPDYDLENTVADNRLVGLWRMMTGFHRTYLAAALSLGLAAVIKTVSYLLIRYYVDDILGVTSMAQWLPVVAFAFVGLALLEGTFTFLSGRWAARTAEGIVYRLRNYLFDRLQRLPFSYHDKTSTGELIQRSTSDVDALRRFFQDQAVNAGRITLLFLVNFTAIMLIDWRLALFSVMVVPIILAMSVFFFKRIFDAYESYQEQEAVLSTTLQENLSGVRVVKAFARQEYERGKFEKDNWEKFRRGKRLLMIHSAYWPITDILCGLQMVAGFTLAALMTMNGTITVGTYLAYHGLVIWIIWPIRNLGRLIVQMSMGMVSFERVEKIIAEPTEPLTTGDVQPAGPPEGEIIFRDVAFEYEEGTPVLRDISFPCLPGQVVALLGSTGSGKTSLVNLLPRFYEAGSGTIDLDGKPLSDYTREYLRRHIGIVEQDPFLFSRTIRDNITYGVDRDVTDEEVYQAAQAAAVHDVILSFPEGYNTLVGERGVTLSGGQKQRVAIARTLMRNPKILILDDATSSVDTETEASIRHALEHLMEGRTTFVIAHRIQSVMDADLILVMQNGQIMERGTHQALLAEDGIYRRIFELQASIEDELQQELSVSEDGSGNGRGDGTDPNTA; via the coding sequence GGATGATGACCGGATTCCACCGGACCTATCTGGCAGCAGCCCTCAGCCTTGGCTTGGCCGCGGTAATCAAGACCGTCTCCTATCTGTTGATACGCTATTATGTCGATGACATATTGGGCGTAACTTCCATGGCTCAGTGGTTACCAGTAGTAGCCTTCGCCTTCGTGGGGCTGGCACTGTTGGAGGGCACGTTTACCTTTCTCAGTGGACGTTGGGCTGCCCGTACTGCGGAAGGAATCGTCTATCGGCTGCGAAACTATCTCTTTGATCGCCTCCAGAGATTGCCGTTCAGTTATCACGACAAGACCTCCACAGGGGAACTCATCCAGCGTTCCACCTCCGATGTGGACGCACTACGCCGTTTCTTCCAGGATCAGGCTGTGAACGCCGGCCGTATCACGCTGCTGTTCCTGGTCAACTTCACTGCGATCATGTTGATCGACTGGAGACTCGCCCTCTTCTCTGTGATGGTAGTCCCAATTATCCTGGCAATGTCAGTCTTCTTCTTCAAACGTATCTTCGACGCCTACGAAAGTTACCAGGAGCAGGAAGCGGTTCTCTCGACCACCTTACAGGAAAACCTCAGCGGCGTGCGTGTGGTCAAGGCGTTTGCCCGCCAGGAGTACGAACGGGGCAAGTTCGAGAAGGACAACTGGGAGAAGTTTCGGCGGGGTAAGCGCCTGCTGATGATCCACTCAGCCTATTGGCCCATTACCGATATCCTGTGTGGCCTGCAAATGGTGGCCGGATTCACCTTGGCAGCTCTAATGACCATGAACGGCACCATTACTGTGGGCACCTACCTGGCCTACCACGGGCTCGTGATCTGGATCATCTGGCCCATACGAAACCTGGGCAGGCTCATCGTACAGATGTCTATGGGGATGGTTTCCTTCGAGCGCGTGGAAAAGATTATCGCCGAACCCACCGAGCCATTGACAACCGGGGATGTCCAGCCCGCCGGCCCGCCCGAGGGCGAGATCATCTTCCGCGACGTGGCATTTGAGTACGAGGAAGGCACACCGGTGTTGCGGGACATAAGCTTTCCCTGCCTGCCGGGCCAGGTCGTTGCCCTGCTCGGCTCGACCGGTTCAGGCAAAACGAGTCTGGTCAACCTGCTTCCCCGCTTTTATGAGGCCGGCTCTGGCACCATCGATCTGGATGGCAAGCCCTTGAGCGATTATACGCGGGAATACCTGCGACGTCACATCGGCATCGTGGAACAAGACCCCTTTCTCTTCTCCCGAACCATTCGCGACAATATCACCTACGGCGTCGATCGGGATGTAACCGACGAGGAGGTATACCAGGCAGCTCAGGCTGCAGCAGTTCACGACGTCATTTTGAGCTTTCCCGAAGGCTACAATACGCTGGTTGGTGAGCGAGGCGTTACACTTTCCGGCGGACAGAAACAACGGGTCGCCATTGCCCGCACACTGATGCGCAATCCAAAGATCCTGATTCTTGACGATGCCACGTCTTCGGTGGACACCGAAACAGAGGCATCGATCCGCCACGCGCTTGAACATCTGATGGAGGGTCGAACGACCTTTGTCATCGCACACCGGATCCAAAGCGTCATGGATGCCGACCTGATTCTGGTCATGCAAAATGGACAGATCATGGAACGGGGCACCCATCAGGCATTGCTGGCTGAGGATGGCATCTATCGCCGCATTTTCGAGCTTCAGGCCAGTATTGAGGATGAACTACAACAGGAATTGTCCGTTTCGGAAGACGGCTCCGGCAATGGTCGTGGCGACGGGACCGATCCCAACACTGCCTGA